One Maribacter sp. HTCC2170 genomic window, TGATTTAGTTGTAGGCGTAAGTAATGATGCCGTGAACTTTCTTAACTCGGCCATTGGCTCAAAAGCGATTTCATTTCGAACAATTATGATCGTCGCAAGTGTAGGAATCGCATGCGGAGCAATTTTTTCAAGTGGAATGATGGAGGTTGCCAGAAAAGGAATATTCAACCCTGGTGAGTTCATGTTCAATGAAATCATGTTCATCTTCATGGCAGTTATGATAACCGATATACTTCTATTGGACTTCTTCAACACACTGGGCATGCCCACTTCTACAACTGTTTCTATCGTATTTGAACTTTTGGGTGCTGCTGTTGCTATGTCAATGATTAAAATTTGGAATGCTGGAGGTGAAATGGCCGAACTGGTAAATTATATAAACACCTCAAAAGCATTTCAAATAATCATGGGAATTCTTCTCTCGGTAGTTTTTGCTTTTACTATTGGTGCTTTGGTACAATGGATAACAAGATTATTGCTTTCCTATAATTTTGAAAAAAAGCCTAAATGGGTTGGTTCAATATTTGGTGGCGTTGCCCTTTCGGCCATTACTTATTTCATTTTAATGAAAGGTATAAAAGGAACTGCATATGCCAGTCAAAGCTTTCATATTATAGGCGGCCTGACCATTAAAGACTTTCTTGAAGATCAAGTCTGGAGCCTTATTCTTGTAAATTTTGTGATATGGTCATTTTTATCTTTTATACTCATGACCTTGGCTAATATCAACATTTATAAGCTGATTATCGGCGTTGGCACATTCGCCTTGGCACTCGCATTTGCTGGTAACGACCTGGTGAATTTTATTGGTGTTCCCATTGCAGCATTTCAGTCATACGAGGCTTGGAATGCCTCTGGAATTCTAGCATCGGAATTCAGTATGGACATACTTGCCAAAAAAGTACCCACACCAACATTATTACTGTTCATTTCTGGAATGATAATGGTGGCAACTTTATGGTTTTCGAAAAAAGCAAGATACGTTGCTGATACAGAGATTAATCTTTCAAGGGAAGGTGAAGCCAAAGAACGTTTTCAACCCAATGTACTTTCAAGGGGAATAGTAAGACTTTCTGTTGCCCTATCTAGGATTTCATTGCTTTTCCCTAAGACGTTTGCGAATAAAATAGATGCGCAGTTTGAGAGACCTGTTATTGTACTTTCAAAGGAGAAAACCTATGAAATGCCTGCCTTTGATATGGTTAGGGCTGCAGTCAATTTAACTGTGGCGGGTATATTGATTTCTATCGCTACCTCTTATAAATTACCTTTATCAACTACATATGTCACATTCATGGTGGCAATGGGTACTTCTTTGGCCGATAGGGCCTGGGGAGCAGAAAGTGCTGTTTATCGGGTGGCAGGGGTTTTAAATGTAATTGGTGGTTGGTTCGGTACTGCGGTAATCGCATTTATTGTTGCCGGTACGATCCTAACCCTAATTAGTTTTGGCCAAGGTACGGCAATCGCCATTCTATTATTTATAGCCATCTTATTGTTGGCAAGAAATTATATCTCATATAATAAAAAATCAAAGGAAATAAAGGCGGAAGACAGTTTAAGAAAAGCCGAAAGTAGTTCTATTCAAGGAGTAATTGAGGAAAGTGCGAATAATATTGCTAGGGTAATCAAAAGAA contains:
- a CDS encoding inorganic phosphate transporter, coding for MDNIYLLMIIALAVLAIADLVVGVSNDAVNFLNSAIGSKAISFRTIMIVASVGIACGAIFSSGMMEVARKGIFNPGEFMFNEIMFIFMAVMITDILLLDFFNTLGMPTSTTVSIVFELLGAAVAMSMIKIWNAGGEMAELVNYINTSKAFQIIMGILLSVVFAFTIGALVQWITRLLLSYNFEKKPKWVGSIFGGVALSAITYFILMKGIKGTAYASQSFHIIGGLTIKDFLEDQVWSLILVNFVIWSFLSFILMTLANINIYKLIIGVGTFALALAFAGNDLVNFIGVPIAAFQSYEAWNASGILASEFSMDILAKKVPTPTLLLFISGMIMVATLWFSKKARYVADTEINLSREGEAKERFQPNVLSRGIVRLSVALSRISLLFPKTFANKIDAQFERPVIVLSKEKTYEMPAFDMVRAAVNLTVAGILISIATSYKLPLSTTYVTFMVAMGTSLADRAWGAESAVYRVAGVLNVIGGWFGTAVIAFIVAGTILTLISFGQGTAIAILLFIAILLLARNYISYNKKSKEIKAEDSLRKAESSSIQGVIEESANNIARVIKRTNKIYTNTINGLARQDLDQLKKNKKQVSKLTGEIDELRDNLFYFIKNLDESSIGASDFYITILGYLTDIVQSLGYIAKISHKHINNNHKKLKYNQIKELKQLDFELEDLLGKTKKAFDNRSFEEIGVILKRKQELFNLVTEKIQKQVTRTRTEESSPKNTTLYFSLLLETKDLMTGTMNLIESYYNEHDSSIEPTRAEE